One region of Malania oleifera isolate guangnan ecotype guangnan chromosome 6, ASM2987363v1, whole genome shotgun sequence genomic DNA includes:
- the LOC131157322 gene encoding F-box protein At5g41720-like: MAAEFSSDIIFEILTRVFPQTLGRCKMVCKQWNALTYESSFMHDHRQRTKAVSGYFIQELSNSLFSSVFVSVDGLQKFSDGCSVPSLDFLPAKNVQIVASSNQGLLCCVNQQSPVHIIPKYYVCKPCTRQWRAIPNPKTRYFTDQIAMIVLRSHPLHFKIVRLSQPKIMYTLITYFYICSHNFTLLYSILLIFS, encoded by the coding sequence ATGGCTGCTGAGTTCTCCTCCGACATCATCTTCGAAATTTTAACCAGGGTTTTCCCGCAAACGCTAGGGAGGTGCAAGATGGTCTGCAAGCAATGGAACGCCCTAACGTACGAATCAAGTTTCATGCACGACCACCGCCAGAGGACGAAGGCGGTGTCGGGCTATTTCATACAGGAACTCAGCAACAGCCTGTTCTCATCGGTGTTTGTGTCCGTCGATGGGCTGCAGAAGTTTTCCGACGGTTGCTCCGTCCCATCACTTGATTTCTTGCCGGCCAAGAACGTGCAGATTGTTGCGTCATCGAACCAAGGGCTGCTTTGCTGCGTAAACCAGCAGTCGCCGGTGCACATAATACCCAAATACTACGTCTGCAAGCCTTGCACCAGGCAATGGCGGGCCATCCCGAACCCGAAAACCCGATACTTCACGGATCAAATTGCCATGATAGTACTGCGATCCCATCCTCTCCACTTCAAGATTGTTCGTCTCTCCCAACCAAAGATTATGTACACTCTCATAACTTATTTCTACATTTGTTCTCACAACTTCACGCTTCTATATTCAATTTTGTTAATATTTTCTTAG